The genomic window AAGCTGCGTGGGTGCCACGACCGTCCTGACGATCGAGAAGATCGGAGCAGTCAATGTCATCGCGCGGTGACGTGCTGATCCGCCCGGGCGCCGTCCGGCGCATCCTGGTCGCTCTGGTCGGCCTCCTGGTCGCGACGGCGTGCCACGTCGCGCCGCTCGCCGGCCGCGCCTCGGCGCCCGTCGAGCGTGCTTCCGGGGCGGGGGCGGACGCATTCGCGGGACTGGCCGCGGTGCCCTTCGAGCAGGCCGGGCAGGAGGTTTCGCCAGACGTCACCGCGCGGGCGATCGATCTCACCCCGACCGGCGACGACCTGGCTTCGGTCACCTTCCAGATCGAGCGCCCGGCGCTGCCGTTCCGGGTGCAGGTGGTGCCGCCGTTCGCCACCCATTTCGCCATGGAGGTGGACATCCTCGGCGGCGCACGCCGCGGCCAGCAGCGCGACGTTCCCTTCGCGGCCATTCCGGCCGACGGCAAGATCGCGATCGCCGACCTGCCGCTAGGCGTGCAGGCCGCGTTCCGACTGTCGCTGTACCACCTCGAGGGCGAGGCCCGCGTGCTCGACGCCGCGGGCGTGGCGACCGTCCCGTTGCTCCTCTCGCGGCCTGGCCAGACCGGGCCGCAGCCGATGGACGTGCTCCTGCCGCTCACGCAACCCCTCTACGGCCTCGTCGGGCCGACGTTCCGCGCGGTGCTCCGGCCCTTGCCCGCCACGGCCGGCAAGGTCGGCGGCGTGACCTGGGTCTGCACCATCCCGCCGGGCATGAACGTCGAGGCCGCCGCGGGCATCCTGAGCCCGAGCCAGACCCCCATTTCAGGCTGCCAGCCCACCTTCCGGTTCCTGCCCGGCACCGTGGGCAGCCCGCGCGCGGACGTGGCGGCCGGCGGGTTCGCCAAGGCCGGCGACCGGACCACGATCCCCGTCGAGGTGCCCGCCGTCTCGGGCGGAGTCGCCAAGACCGAGACCTGGGTCGTGCGGTACGACGCGTCGTCCTGCGGCCCGGCCGGCAGCTTCCAGCTAGCGCTGGCGCTGCGCACCAAGCCGCTGCCCCGGCCGACCCCCACGCCGTCTCCCACGCCGACGCCGACTCCCACGCCGGCGCCGACTCCCACGCCGGCGCCCGTCGTGGGGGCCATCCTCAGCACCTTCGACTCCGATCGGGACGGCTGGACCAACGGCGGCGCGCGCGCGGCCGATCTTCCCGACTGGCTCTCCTCGGGCGGCAATCCGGGCGGCTATCTCCAGCAGACCGACGGCGGCGGCTTCGGCAGCGGCACCTGGTACTGGGAGGCGCCCGCGAAGTTCCGGGGCGATCGCTCCGGCTTCTATGGATCCGACTTGAGCTTCGACCTCAAGCAGTCGGCTACCGACAGCCCCTTCGACGGCGACGACCTCATTCTCGAGGGCGGCGGCTATACCATCGCCTACCAGTTCAATCCGCCCGGAACCGGCTGGACCTCGTACCGCATCCCGCTCGGCCCGTCAGGCTGGACGCACGCGGGAACGCAGACGGCCGTGTCCGAGGCCGAGTTGCGCGCGGTCCTCGGGGCGCTCACCAGCCTGCGCATCCGCGGCGAGTTCCGGAGCGGCGCCGACACCGGCAGCTTGGACAACGTCATGATGGGCGCCGTCGGCGGCGCGCTGGGCGGCCACCGGGTCTTCGACGCGTCGGGGAACCTGTACGTCAACAACGGCGGCAGCCAGGACCGCGCGGTGGTCGTGAGCCCGGGAGGGCAGATAATCAACCCGGCGTTCGGCCAGGGGTTCGTCCGCTTCCCGACCGCATTCGACCCGACCGGGACGGTCTTGTACACGGTGAGCTACAACGACGGTATCGCTCGCCGGCTGAACCTGGCCGGCGCCGTGACCGGCTCCTGGAACGTGGGCAACTACCACTACGGCATGGCGATCGACAGCGCCGGCCGGCTCTTCATGACGAATTACAGCTTCGGCGAGCTCAGGCGCCTCGACCCGGCGACCGGTCAGCTGGTCACGTTGACGGGCGGCCTTGGCAATCCGCTCGGCGTGGTCATGGACGCCGCCGGGAACCTGTACCCCTCGAACTCGGGATCCCCCACGGTCTTCCGCATCGCGCCGGACGGCCAGAAGAGCACCTTCGTCACCCTTCCCGATGCGATGATCCACGGCGGCCCTGCCATCGACGCGGCCGGCAACCTCTACTACTCCGGCTCCGGAACCAGCCGGATCTACAAGGTCACACCTGGCGGCTCGATCTCGGTCTTTACGGATCTGGGCGAGGGCGGCGGTTTCCTGGCGTTCGACTCCGGCGGCAACCTCATCGTGGCTCCCTACACCGGATCGGGGAGGCTGCTCAAGGTCACGCCCGGCGGCGCCGTATCGCTCTTCGCCAATCTCGCCGCCGTGGGCGTGTCGTACACGGCGTTCTGAGGGTCGGCACCATGTTGAAGCGAGTCGCGACAAGCCTGCTGGGGGTGGCCCTGGCCGGCTGCGTGGCCTCCCCCGGCATTCTGCCCGGAGACGGCCCGGCCAGCCTGCTTGCGGCCCTCGAGGGCAGCGGCCCGGCGGCGGGCAAGGCGCCGGCGCAGAGCACCAGGCAACCGGATTCGCCCGGCAGCCAGCCGACCGCGCTCGGGGATTCCCTTCCAGCCGCGGGTGTCGGCAACTCCGGCTTCGGTGTGCAATTCGTGCGGACGTCGCGCAAGGTGCAGGCCATCGCCGGGGTCAACTTCGAGATCCGTTGCATGTACACCGAGGCCGTGGTTCGTTCCAACGCCGACCTCGCGGACTACCACGTGGGCGTGAAGGCGATGCCCAACAGCCTGACCGGGTACTCGCTCAACGTGCCGGCCCCCGGCGCGCAGGCCGGCACGGGTGTTCCGCGCTTGCGGTACGCGCAGCACACGGTCGGCGACGATCCGCTCTACCCGCATTTGCTGGACGGCAACGTCATGCTCAACCCCACCACCGATCCGAGCGTCTACTTCCTGGGCCAGGGGATCCTCAAGACCGCCCACGCCGGGGGCTTTCCGGCGCAGGTGGCCGACGCCTTCAACTCCGGGGTGAGTTCGACGCCCATGGGCAGCGTGGCCGACCTGCAGGGGGCCAAGCTCTCGTTCGCCAACGCCGAGGCGCTGTTCAGCGGCATCTGGCTCACGGGCGTGAGCTACACGGCGAGCGCCTCGTTCCCGCTTGCCGCGGTCGTGCAGGACCGGCCGCTCACCGACAACACGACCCTGACCAATACGCGCTATTACAAGTGGCGCTTCCCGTTCAGCGCCACCTCGTTCTCGCTGGGCAGCGGCCTGCCGCTCGGGCGGCTGATCTTCGACCTCCGCGTGCTGGATGCCGCCAACACCGTCACGGCGTGGGGCGCCACCCAGTTGCTGCTGCAACCCGGCAGCAACGGCCTGGTGGTGACCATCAACGACAACGGACAGGGTCTGGGCACGGTCACCTTCTCGCTGCCGAAGTAGGCATCAGAATAGCCCGAGGCCGCCATTGACCGGCAAGACCGCGCCGGTGACGAAGCGGGCCCGGTCCGAGAGGAGGTACGTCACGGCTTCGGCCACGTCCTCGGGCGTCGCCAGGCGGCCCAGGGGCGTGCGGGCGCGCAGGGCCTCGCGCTTGTCGGCGGGCAGGTCGCCAAGCATTGCCGACTCCACCGGACCGGGCGAGACCAGGTTGGCGCGCACCCCGCGGGGGCCTATTTCCACGGCGAGCGACTTGACGAACGCGGCAAGGCCGGCCTTCGACGCCGCATAGGCGGACAGGCCCGGGCTGCCGTGCATGCCGGCCTCGGAGCCCACGAAGACCAGGGAGCCGCGGCGCGCCTTGAGCATGCCGGGCAGGACGGCCTGCGCGAGCATGACGGCGCCGCGCAGGTTGACCCGCATGACTTCGTCCCAGTCGTCCAGGCTCGCGAAGGCCGCCAGGTCCTCGCGGGCAATGCCGGCGGCATAGGCCACCCGGGTGATCGGTCCGAGTCGCTCCTCGATCCCGGCGATGAAGCCCTCGGGCAGAGCCGCCGCGGCCAGGTCGGCCCGCACCGCGAGGGCTCTCCGGCCCGTGGCGGCAATCTCGCCGGCAAGCGCCTCGGCGGCGGTCCGGCCGCCGTGGTAGTGCAGGGCCACGTCCGCGCCCTCCCGGGCCAGGGCCAGGGCGATCGCCCGGCCGATCTCGCCGCTCGCCCCGGCCACCAGGGCTACTGCTTCCGGCATTGCGCGGCCTCCTCCCGCAGGACCCGCCGCA from Candidatus Tanganyikabacteria bacterium includes these protein-coding regions:
- a CDS encoding SDR family oxidoreductase, yielding MPEAVALVAGASGEIGRAIALALAREGADVALHYHGGRTAAEALAGEIAATGRRALAVRADLAAAALPEGFIAGIEERLGPITRVAYAAGIAREDLAAFASLDDWDEVMRVNLRGAVMLAQAVLPGMLKARRGSLVFVGSEAGMHGSPGLSAYAASKAGLAAFVKSLAVEIGPRGVRANLVSPGPVESAMLGDLPADKREALRARTPLGRLATPEDVAEAVTYLLSDRARFVTGAVLPVNGGLGLF